A single Oryzias melastigma strain HK-1 linkage group LG24, ASM292280v2, whole genome shotgun sequence DNA region contains:
- the LOC112158410 gene encoding C-1-tetrahydrofolate synthase, cytoplasmic, whose translation MLSLAARTLHVGASCCQGGRRFIATVISGNKTSRLVRERLKKQVEKMKSEFSGFRPSLVVLQVGDRDDSNLYISTKLKAAAEIGIDAKHVRLPKTATQDEVLQSIMSVNENTSVHGLIVQLPLDSINRIDSELITNAVSPDKDVDGLSCINAGKLSRGDLKDCFIPCTPNGCMELIRQTGVSVAGKHAVVIGRSKIVGAPMHDLLLWSHATVTTCHSKTPDLPEQVSRADILVVGAGRAEMVRGDWVKEGAVVIDCGINHVPDETKASGKRVVGDVHYASANQRAGFITPVPGGVGPMTVAMLMENTVQSAQRFLLRKQLCR comes from the exons ATGTTGTCCTTGGCTGCTCGTACGCTCCACGTTGGGGCTTCCTGTTGCCAAGGTGGCAGGCGCTTCATAGCAACAGTCATCTCTGGCAACAAGACATCCAG GCTGGTGAGGGAGAGGCTGAAGAAGCAGGTGGAGAAGATGAAGAGTGAGTTCTCGGGGTTCCGACCCAGCCTGGTGGTTTTGCAG GTGGGAGACCGAGACGATTCCAACCTGTACATTAGCACCAAACTGAAAGCTGCAGCTGAG ATCGGAATCGATGCCAAACATGTCCGGCTGCCAAAGACGGCAACACAGGATGAG GTCCTACAAAGCATCATGTCCGTCAACGAAAACACATCCGTCCACGGTCTGATTGTCCAGCTGCCTCTAGATTCCATCAACCGAATCGACTCTGAGCTCATCACCAACGCCGTCTCTCCGGATAAAGACGTAGATGG TTTGAGTTGTATAAATGCAGGAAAGTTATCCCGAGGAGATCTGAAGGACTGTTTCATCCCCTGCACCCCCAACGGCTGCATGGAGCTCATCAGACAGACAG GCGTGTCGGTGGCGGGCAAGCATGCGGTCGTCATAGGTCGCAGCAAAATAGTTGGCGCTCCAATGCACGACCTGCTGCTGTGGAGCCACGCCACCGTGACCACCTGTCATTCCAAGACGCCTGACCTACCGGAGCAG GTTAGCCGGGCCGACATCCTGGTGGTGGGGGCGGGCAGAGCGGAGATGGTTAGAGGAGACTGGGTGAAGGAGGGGGCGGTGGTCATCGACTGCGGCATCAATCATGTCCCAG ACGAGACCAAAGCCAGCGGCAAACGGGTGGTTGGAGATGTCCACTAtgcttcagccaatcagagagcgGGATTTATCACACCGGTTCCAGGGGGGGTGGGGCCGATGACAGTGGCCATGCTGATGGAG aacACGGTGCAGAGCGCTCAGCGTTTCCTCCTCAGAAAGCAGCTGTGCAGGTGA